In the genome of Sneathia sanguinegens, one region contains:
- a CDS encoding helix-turn-helix domain-containing protein: MLIFKIDQVLEVKNISKNKLEKKANLQRTQLNSYCNNKVKRIYLETIAKICYSKLDEK, from the coding sequence ATGCTTATTTTTAAAATAGACCAGGTTTTAGAAGTAAAAAATATAAGCAAAAACAAATTAGAAAAAAAAGCAAACCTTCAAAGGACACAACTTAATTCTTATTGTAATAACAAGGTTAAAAGAATTTACTTAGAAACTATAGCAAAGATTTGTTATTCAAAACTGGATGAGAAATAG
- a CDS encoding DUF4417 domain-containing protein — MQFDTFRNRKYLNILSKYGGVITPDYSLYRDMPLSMQIWNIFRSRALGSYLQSNGIKVVPNVRFSDERTYDIACAGVKKNSTISLSTYGLMKIKKEKEIFKKGLDYVIRKLTPKTLIIYGTTPYDVFGKYKLQRIEILSYESKISKIHKMEVN, encoded by the coding sequence GTGCAATTCGACACGTTTAGAAATAGGAAATATTTAAATATTTTATCAAAATATGGAGGTGTCATAACACCAGATTATAGCTTATATCGTGATATGCCACTATCTATGCAAATATGGAATATATTTAGGAGTAGAGCCTTAGGTTCTTATCTACAATCTAACGGAATAAAAGTTGTACCAAATGTTAGATTTTCAGATGAAAGAACTTATGATATAGCTTGTGCAGGGGTAAAGAAAAATTCAACAATTTCACTTAGTACATATGGATTAATGAAGATAAAAAAAGAAAAAGAAATCTTTAAAAAAGGATTAGATTATGTAATTAGAAAATTAACTCCTAAAACATTAATAATATATGGAACTACTCCATATGATGTATTTGGAAAATACAAATTACAAAGAATAGAAATATTGTCCTATGAAAGCAAAATTTCTAAAATCCACAAAATGGAGGTTAATTAA
- a CDS encoding RNA helicase: protein MKKLKLMLDFGGGPIWTEYFDKEKGRLLTGIEKVDNDKELWDINETIQELFTSYYHFDYNDQACFFDEEQEKKDKYKMLALLEKLKKRLYEINDGSFEIDDRETERVKNL, encoded by the coding sequence ATGAAAAAATTAAAACTCATGCTAGATTTTGGAGGAGGTCCAATATGGACTGAATATTTTGATAAAGAGAAAGGAAGATTATTAACAGGAATTGAAAAAGTAGACAATGATAAAGAATTATGGGATATAAATGAAACAATTCAAGAATTATTTACATCTTACTACCACTTTGATTATAATGATCAGGCTTGCTTTTTCGATGAAGAACAAGAGAAAAAAGACAAATATAAAATGCTTGCATTATTAGAGAAATTAAAAAAAAGACTATATGAAATAAATGATGGCTCTTTTGAAATTGATGATAGAGAAACTGAAAGGGTTAAAAATTTATAA
- a CDS encoding ORF6N domain-containing protein: MIEDKNLVIVDNREIQNMIYMFKGRQVMIDRDLAYLYNVETKVLNQAVKRNLNRFPEHFHFQLTEEEYENLRPQFVTSSENTHGGRRYMPYVFTELGMLQNR; the protein is encoded by the coding sequence ATGATAGAAGATAAGAATCTTGTCATTGTTGATAATAGAGAAATACAGAATATGATTTATATGTTTAAAGGTAGGCAAGTGATGATAGATAGGGATTTAGCTTATCTTTATAATGTTGAAACTAAAGTGTTGAATCAAGCAGTAAAAAGAAATTTAAATAGATTTCCAGAACATTTTCATTTTCAATTAACAGAAGAAGAATATGAAAACTTGAGGCCACAATTTGTGACCTCAAGCGAAAATACACATGGTGGTAGAAGATATATGCCATATGTATTTACAGAACTGGGAATGTTACAAAATAGATAA
- a CDS encoding ORF6N domain-containing protein, with protein MSEDKNLVIVDNREIQNMIYTFRGKQVMVDSDLAELYKVSTGNLNKAMKRNSSRFPEHFCFQLTKLEYENLRFQNGTSSSNNNYGGRRYMPYVFTEQGIAMLSAVLKSDVAVEVSIKIMNSFVEMRRFILSNKEMFARLDRVELKQLETDKKLEEVFNYIAANTEVKQNIFFDGQIYDAFSFIVGLVKKAKKEIILIDNYVDINTLNILCKKNKGINVVIATSGKGSVSAKDIAKFNAQYPKLSVKTTTDFHDRFLILDKSEVYHIGASIKDAGKKSFGITKIEDKDLVKSLINKVM; from the coding sequence ATGTCAGAAGATAAAAATCTTGTCATTGTCGATAATAGAGAAATACAGAATATGATTTATACATTTAGAGGTAAGCAAGTAATGGTAGATAGTGACCTTGCAGAGTTATATAAAGTTTCTACCGGTAATTTAAATAAAGCGATGAAAAGAAATTCATCAAGGTTTCCAGAACATTTTTGTTTTCAATTAACTAAACTTGAATATGAAAACTTGAGATTCCAAAATGGAACCTCAAGTTCAAATAATAATTATGGCGGTAGAAGATATATGCCATATGTATTTACAGAACAAGGTATTGCTATGCTTTCTGCTGTGCTTAAAAGTGACGTGGCAGTGGAAGTTAGCATTAAAATTATGAATAGTTTTGTGGAAATGAGAAGATTTATCCTTTCAAACAAAGAGATGTTCGCTCGTCTTGACAGAGTGGAGTTAAAACAATTGGAAACAGATAAGAAACTGGAGGAAGTCTTCAACTATATAGCTGCCAATACTGAGGTTAAGCAAAATATATTTTTCGATGGGCAAATATATGATGCATTTAGCTTTATTGTGGGACTTGTTAAAAAGGCTAAAAAAGAAATAATCCTAATTGACAACTATGTGGATATCAATACCTTAAATATTCTGTGTAAGAAAAATAAAGGAATTAATGTTGTTATTGCTACATCAGGAAAAGGAAGCGTATCAGCAAAAGATATAGCAAAATTTAATGCTCAATATCCAAAGCTATCGGTTAAAACTACTACAGATTTTCACGATAGATTTCTAATATTAGATAAATCTGAAGTTTATCATATTGGAGCTTCTATAAAAGATGCTGGTAAAAAAAGCTTTGGAATTACGAAGATAGAAGATAAAGACTTAGTTAAGAGTCTTATAAATAAAGTGATGTAA